Proteins found in one Solitalea lacus genomic segment:
- a CDS encoding IS1634 family transposase: MLRIRTVTTASGAKAVQVIYYYKRKRVVYKHIGSGRSEAEVESLMLVAQDFIDNYTPSLPFKEETKFDNLIFLDRAQFLGVHYTFLYEVLSKVVNKVGLSYIKKPLLLDLVIMRILEPASKLRSIELMDTYFGIRHRRQSFYKSARDWLELKQDVEQIVVAFAKSSYAFNFELLFYDVTTLYFETFEEDELRENGFSKDNKSQQPQILVALMVTKEGFPVSYEVFSGSTFEGHTILPVVQKFIRKHGVANFTIVADAAMISSVNVQALVESNINYIVGARLGNLSSPLIEQIDRSLKREDGHSIRIKTDNGYLICSYSAVRYKKDKYEMEKQIQKAETIIQTPSKGKKTKFTKSRGEVLELNRTLIQKTKKLLGIKGYYTNLEESVADNNTIIGHYHELYRIEQAFRISKSDLQTRPIFHYKEEPINLHLLVCFMSLVVSKHIELSTEVSIKKFVTELKKITDARMVNGITGKEIRIRAKITPLIEKLVQNLKLPH, translated from the coding sequence ATGCTACGAATTCGAACTGTTACGACTGCCTCAGGAGCAAAGGCTGTTCAGGTAATTTATTATTATAAGCGAAAAAGGGTAGTCTACAAGCATATCGGTTCAGGAAGGTCAGAGGCGGAAGTCGAATCTCTTATGTTGGTCGCGCAGGATTTCATCGACAATTACACACCGAGCTTGCCGTTCAAGGAGGAAACAAAGTTTGACAATTTGATTTTCCTGGACAGAGCGCAGTTTTTAGGTGTACATTATACCTTTTTATATGAAGTACTTTCGAAAGTCGTCAACAAGGTCGGTCTATCCTATATCAAGAAACCACTATTGTTGGATCTTGTCATTATGCGGATCTTAGAGCCTGCTTCAAAATTGCGATCTATAGAGCTGATGGATACCTATTTTGGCATTCGTCATCGAAGGCAGAGCTTTTATAAGTCAGCCAGGGATTGGCTGGAGCTGAAGCAGGATGTCGAACAGATCGTTGTTGCCTTCGCAAAGAGCAGCTACGCGTTCAATTTCGAGCTGTTGTTCTATGATGTAACCACCTTGTATTTCGAGACTTTTGAGGAAGACGAGCTCAGGGAGAATGGCTTCTCTAAAGACAATAAATCACAACAACCCCAGATATTGGTTGCTTTGATGGTGACCAAAGAAGGCTTCCCTGTATCCTATGAGGTGTTCTCCGGCAGCACATTTGAGGGGCACACGATCCTTCCCGTCGTACAGAAGTTCATCCGCAAGCATGGCGTTGCCAATTTTACCATCGTCGCAGATGCGGCCATGATAAGTTCGGTCAATGTCCAGGCATTGGTCGAAAGTAATATCAATTATATCGTAGGTGCAAGACTGGGGAATCTTTCGAGTCCCTTGATCGAACAAATCGATCGCTCTCTCAAGAGAGAAGACGGCCATAGCATCAGGATAAAAACCGATAATGGATATCTGATATGCAGTTATTCGGCAGTACGATACAAAAAAGATAAGTACGAAATGGAAAAGCAGATACAGAAAGCAGAAACGATTATCCAGACTCCCTCAAAGGGTAAGAAGACAAAGTTTACCAAATCGAGAGGCGAAGTATTAGAACTCAACCGTACGCTGATCCAAAAAACGAAAAAATTGTTGGGAATAAAAGGGTATTACACTAATCTGGAAGAAAGTGTTGCTGACAACAATACGATAATAGGGCATTATCACGAACTGTACAGGATTGAACAGGCTTTTAGGATATCTAAAAGCGATCTTCAGACCAGACCAATTTTCCATTACAAAGAAGAGCCTATAAACCTTCACTTATTGGTCTGCTTCATGTCGCTAGTAGTATCCAAACATATTGAATTGTCAACCGAAGTATCTATAAAAAAGTTCGTAACCGAATTGAAAAAGATCACGGACGCCAGGATGGTGAATGGAATTACAGGGAAGGAAATACGCATTAGGGCCAAAATAACGCCGTTAATCGAAAAATTGGTGCAAAATCTAAAACTGCCGCACTAA
- a CDS encoding alpha/beta family hydrolase: MNTQTLTIPVSSDIGSISAECFIPERSNCILTMAHGAGAGMNHPFMVALAKSLSEKGIVTLRFNFPYMEQKKKRPDVPVVAHKTIEAAINKAIELFPSLPLFISGKSFGGRMSSQYLSIQSETNVKGVIFYGFPLHAPGNPSIDRAEHLKNVKVPMLFLQGTRDEFATWELIDSVCSKLPLATLVEIEGANHAFKAGKTDTITILKKETYNWINLRLNS; this comes from the coding sequence ATGAATACCCAGACTCTAACAATCCCAGTTTCTTCGGATATTGGCTCAATATCTGCCGAGTGCTTTATTCCTGAAAGAAGTAACTGCATATTAACTATGGCTCATGGTGCAGGTGCCGGGATGAATCATCCCTTTATGGTTGCTTTGGCGAAATCTCTTTCAGAGAAGGGTATTGTTACATTGAGATTCAATTTTCCATACATGGAACAGAAAAAGAAAAGGCCCGATGTACCTGTTGTAGCCCATAAAACCATAGAAGCAGCAATTAATAAGGCAATCGAATTGTTTCCTTCCTTACCACTTTTTATATCTGGAAAATCCTTTGGTGGAAGAATGTCTTCTCAGTATTTATCGATTCAATCTGAAACAAATGTAAAGGGGGTAATTTTCTATGGGTTTCCATTACACGCTCCAGGAAATCCATCTATTGATCGTGCAGAGCATCTTAAAAACGTAAAAGTTCCTATGCTTTTTCTTCAGGGGACACGAGATGAGTTTGCAACTTGGGAATTGATAGATTCTGTTTGTTCAAAACTCCCTTTAGCTACATTAGTAGAAATTGAAGGGGCCAATCATGCATTTAAGGCTGGCAAAACGGATACCATCACAATCTTAAAAAAAGAAACTTACAATTGGATAAATCTGAGGCTAAACAGTTAG
- a CDS encoding bifunctional YncE family protein/alkaline phosphatase family protein, translating to MQLIDVKGFKTLDDMTIAKSWYGLKFSKDGKHLYASAGNDNQILRYAIINQRLVNPDTIYLSRNKKEKISPAGFDIDEVAGRLFVVTKENNSLYELNLLSKKVENKVKLASEAYSCLLSADKKTLFITLWGAKKVAIYNIALKNIESTIDVGDHPNELILSKNGKLLYVANANDNSVSVIDVAQRKVIETLNAALYPNAPSGSTTNSLALSKNQKTLYIANADNNCIAVFDVSEPGKSLSKGFIPAGWYPTNVKVIGKNIYVSNGKGFKSISNPNGPNPLGKKQTVTSHLGDLQKKVEVQYIGNLFKGTLSKIKQPTRKQLNIYTSAVYKNTPYSKERELNAAGEEGNPIPMKVGSPSPIKYVFYIVKENRTFDQVLSDVPGANGDTTLLLFGEKYTPNQHDFAKRFVLFDNFYCDAEVSADGHNWSLGAYATDYLEKTWPTSYGGRGGSYDGEGFRTIANNKGGFIWDNCKRNNVSYRTYGEFAGVNKPNIEILRGHLCPNFDWTMSVRDTSKFRLWQKDFDSLLAVNAVPRLNTIRLGNDHTEGMAVGRPTPYAHVADNDLAVGLLVEHLSKSPIWKESLVIMLEDDAQNGADHVDAHRSTLYLAGPHVKKGFIDHTMYSTSSVLRTIELILGLPPMTQYDAAAPSLWRAFTANPDFSMYRHIPSNINLNDKNIAQSDAAKKSAFFDFTKVDNVSDFLFNEVLWQGLKGKPAPAPTHAAFIYIDKKKEKDED from the coding sequence TTGCAATTAATTGATGTTAAGGGTTTCAAAACCCTTGATGACATGACCATAGCAAAATCATGGTATGGACTAAAGTTTAGCAAAGACGGTAAACACCTTTACGCCTCAGCAGGCAACGATAACCAAATCTTGCGTTATGCCATCATCAATCAAAGGCTGGTAAATCCGGATACGATTTATTTGAGCCGCAATAAAAAGGAAAAAATATCTCCGGCAGGTTTTGATATAGATGAAGTAGCGGGAAGGCTTTTTGTGGTTACCAAAGAAAACAACAGTCTTTATGAACTTAATCTCCTTAGCAAAAAGGTTGAAAATAAAGTTAAACTAGCCTCAGAAGCTTATTCTTGCCTGCTTTCAGCCGATAAAAAAACACTATTTATTACCCTTTGGGGAGCTAAAAAAGTAGCCATATATAATATCGCTTTAAAAAACATTGAATCAACAATTGATGTAGGCGATCACCCCAATGAATTAATTCTGTCGAAAAACGGAAAGTTGTTGTATGTGGCCAATGCAAACGATAATTCAGTTTCAGTAATCGATGTAGCACAACGAAAGGTCATTGAAACATTAAATGCAGCCTTGTACCCTAATGCACCAAGCGGTTCAACCACTAATAGTCTGGCTTTAAGCAAAAATCAAAAAACACTGTATATTGCCAATGCCGACAATAATTGCATTGCAGTATTTGATGTAAGTGAACCAGGCAAGAGCTTATCGAAAGGATTTATTCCAGCAGGATGGTATCCAACCAATGTAAAGGTTATCGGCAAAAATATCTATGTCAGCAATGGAAAAGGCTTTAAGTCAATATCTAATCCGAATGGCCCAAATCCGCTAGGTAAAAAACAAACAGTAACCTCGCATTTAGGCGATTTGCAAAAAAAAGTGGAAGTGCAGTATATAGGTAATTTGTTTAAAGGAACATTAAGTAAGATTAAACAGCCTACACGTAAACAGCTCAATATTTATACGTCCGCAGTTTATAAAAATACACCATATAGCAAGGAAAGGGAATTGAATGCAGCGGGAGAGGAGGGTAATCCTATTCCTATGAAAGTGGGTTCTCCTTCTCCCATTAAGTACGTGTTTTACATTGTTAAAGAAAACAGAACTTTTGATCAAGTGTTAAGTGATGTTCCGGGAGCAAATGGAGATACTACTCTATTATTGTTTGGCGAGAAGTACACACCAAACCAACATGATTTCGCTAAGCGCTTTGTCTTGTTTGACAATTTTTATTGCGATGCAGAAGTAAGTGCAGATGGCCATAACTGGAGTTTAGGAGCCTATGCCACCGACTACCTTGAAAAAACCTGGCCCACAAGCTACGGTGGCCGAGGAGGATCATACGATGGTGAAGGATTTAGAACAATAGCCAATAATAAGGGTGGCTTTATTTGGGATAACTGCAAGCGCAATAATGTCAGCTACAGGACTTATGGCGAGTTTGCGGGTGTAAACAAACCCAATATAGAAATACTCCGCGGCCATTTATGCCCCAACTTCGATTGGACAATGAGTGTGAGGGATACCTCAAAATTTAGATTGTGGCAAAAGGATTTTGATTCATTGCTTGCGGTTAATGCTGTCCCACGTTTAAATACCATCCGCTTGGGAAACGATCATACCGAAGGAATGGCAGTAGGACGACCAACCCCTTACGCTCATGTAGCGGATAATGATTTAGCGGTAGGATTGCTGGTTGAACATTTAAGTAAAAGTCCGATTTGGAAAGAATCTTTAGTGATTATGCTTGAAGACGACGCCCAAAACGGCGCAGATCATGTAGATGCTCATAGAAGTACGCTTTATTTAGCTGGCCCTCACGTAAAAAAAGGTTTCATTGATCATACAATGTATTCAACTTCATCAGTATTACGAACTATTGAACTAATATTAGGCTTACCGCCAATGACCCAGTACGATGCGGCTGCGCCTTCCTTATGGCGTGCGTTTACAGCTAACCCTGATTTTTCAATGTATAGGCATATACCTTCCAATATCAATTTAAATGACAAAAACATAGCGCAGAGTGATGCTGCTAAAAAAAGCGCCTTTTTTGATTTCACCAAAGTGGATAATGTGTCTGATTTCTTGTTTAATGAGGTACTTTGGCAAGGCCTTAAGGGGAAACCTGCCCCGGCCCCAACTCACGCTGCTTTTATCTATATTGACAAGAAAAAGGAAAAGGATGAGGATTAA
- a CDS encoding integron integrase: MNLLNQVCEAIRFLHLSQKTERAYVDWIYRYSVFHNNHLPPEIKKEDLNTFLNFLSNDRKISASTRHQARQAIIFLYREVFEKPIVAIQDNDKVKITKQVPVTFTRVEIKHILEVLKDEAWLMVTLLYGCGLRLSECLNLRLKDIDIEKMQLHISHESKYAMRSLPLPQILQQPLTLRINWIKIQHQQRLQDGFCGASLPKMLAIKHPSAPFDLDWQYIFPSDHHLKEQRLHHRHESFLHKAVKKALIKAKIDKPASCHTFRHSFAAHLVEAGHDIHVVQKLLGHSDVRTTIIYKNFTPNIELIKSPLDELQAKTKD; the protein is encoded by the coding sequence ATGAACCTCCTTAATCAGGTGTGCGAAGCGATTCGCTTTCTTCACTTAAGTCAGAAAACTGAACGGGCCTATGTGGATTGGATTTACCGATATTCTGTTTTTCATAACAACCACCTTCCCCCAGAAATAAAGAAAGAGGACTTAAATACATTTCTGAATTTTTTGTCCAATGACCGAAAAATTAGTGCATCCACAAGGCATCAAGCCCGACAAGCTATTATTTTCTTATACCGGGAGGTATTTGAGAAACCTATTGTAGCAATTCAGGATAATGATAAAGTTAAGATCACTAAACAAGTGCCAGTAACCTTTACTCGTGTTGAAATTAAACACATTTTGGAAGTACTCAAAGACGAAGCTTGGCTTATGGTAACTCTTTTATACGGCTGTGGACTTCGACTAAGTGAATGTCTTAACTTACGCCTTAAAGATATAGACATTGAAAAAATGCAGCTCCACATAAGTCATGAGAGTAAATATGCTATGCGAAGCCTTCCTTTGCCTCAAATTCTTCAACAACCTTTAACACTCCGGATTAATTGGATTAAAATTCAGCATCAGCAGCGGTTACAGGATGGATTTTGTGGAGCATCATTACCTAAAATGCTAGCAATAAAACATCCTTCCGCACCTTTTGATTTGGATTGGCAATATATTTTCCCATCCGACCATCATTTAAAAGAACAAAGATTACATCACCGACATGAAAGTTTTCTCCATAAGGCCGTTAAAAAAGCTCTAATCAAAGCAAAAATTGATAAACCTGCCTCCTGTCATACCTTTCGACATTCCTTTGCTGCTCATTTGGTAGAAGCAGGACATGATATTCATGTGGTGCAAAAATTATTAGGACATAGCGATGTGCGAACAACCATTATTTATAAAAACTTTACCCCTAATATTGAACTGATAAAAAGTCCATTAGATGAATTACAAGCTAAAACAAAAGATTAA
- a CDS encoding GNAT family N-acetyltransferase, whose product MKIIRTNSENPDFIALVKLLDIDLVERYGEKQAFFSQFNKLDSIKNSVVVYHDDELVACGAFKEYIDQPNTVEIKRMYVSPAYRNQGIAKLILNELEKWAKELNFEHLILETGNKQPEAIRLYEKYGFNYIPNYGQYIGVEESLCMQKKI is encoded by the coding sequence ATGAAAATTATCCGCACCAATTCCGAAAATCCTGACTTTATTGCTTTGGTAAAGCTTCTCGATATAGATTTAGTTGAACGATATGGCGAAAAACAAGCCTTTTTCTCTCAGTTTAACAAACTGGATTCTATAAAAAACTCTGTTGTTGTTTATCATGACGATGAATTGGTTGCCTGTGGAGCATTTAAAGAATATATTGATCAACCTAACACTGTTGAAATAAAACGTATGTACGTAAGTCCGGCATACAGGAACCAGGGAATAGCAAAATTAATTTTGAATGAACTTGAAAAATGGGCCAAAGAGCTGAATTTCGAACATTTAATCCTTGAAACAGGCAATAAACAGCCCGAAGCAATTCGGTTGTATGAAAAGTATGGATTTAACTATATTCCAAATTATGGGCAATATATAGGGGTAGAGGAAAGCCTATGCATGCAAAAAAAGATTTGA
- a CDS encoding caspase family protein: MSRGISLHIGLNHVDTSQYPDYVIPELFGCINDANSMKVIAQQAGFTTVNQLIDGQATAMNVLQKIEAAASQLCNGDIFLLTYSGHGGQVPDETGEEEDGLNETWILYDRQLIDNELYNCWQHFAEGVRIFVLSDSCHSGSMVRMMLMNFMNQKREGKRGVRTPFSETDLLQFNSQMKKRTLRAISDGLKPKNIPIGASLKNYILKRELYQNIQLLTRSAKAADEFLASLIYISGCQDNQLSGDGDSNGIFTGRLLTVWQNGAFTGDYPNFYDTIIAGMPADQSPNYMTLGSNLSPFEAQKPFTVLAVVSSNNNSGGGSSALPCMVGPASWCSSNLPPCFNIDKAGNPQYYVEFATDNKLFNAANESERTAENFYASYSDAQNNYELEADNTYTMKSYTWDAMKNADQIFYRIGSTIDYNWNGWKVSFSDEDYSSAPSFQVIAEDRNSTNGPGVSGEYTGESSSEEATETVGNKIEQSVGKNGTNQRADVKVIQKLLKQVDENEGGTSTLLIDGICGPKTIAAIKKFQTTNELNPSGLFRPGTGSVILLYIKSGVADYSVEMV, from the coding sequence ATGTCAAGAGGAATCTCCTTACACATCGGCTTGAATCATGTAGATACAAGCCAATATCCCGACTATGTCATCCCCGAATTATTCGGGTGCATTAACGATGCAAATTCGATGAAAGTGATTGCCCAGCAGGCAGGATTTACAACCGTTAATCAGTTGATCGATGGCCAGGCCACTGCAATGAATGTTCTCCAAAAAATTGAAGCGGCGGCTTCTCAATTGTGCAACGGGGATATTTTTCTGCTCACTTATTCTGGTCACGGTGGGCAAGTGCCCGATGAAACAGGCGAAGAAGAAGACGGTCTCAACGAAACCTGGATTCTATATGACCGCCAGTTAATAGATAACGAGCTCTACAATTGTTGGCAACATTTTGCAGAAGGAGTACGCATCTTCGTATTATCCGACAGTTGTCACAGTGGCTCCATGGTACGAATGATGCTAATGAATTTCATGAATCAAAAGAGAGAAGGTAAAAGAGGAGTCCGTACTCCTTTTAGCGAAACGGACTTGTTGCAATTCAATAGCCAAATGAAGAAAAGGACTTTACGCGCAATTAGTGATGGATTAAAACCCAAAAATATTCCAATAGGTGCAAGTCTTAAGAACTATATTTTAAAACGGGAGCTATACCAGAATATCCAACTTCTCACCCGCAGTGCCAAAGCAGCTGATGAGTTCCTGGCTTCGTTGATTTATATCTCTGGTTGTCAGGATAACCAGTTAAGCGGTGACGGTGATTCCAATGGGATTTTCACTGGCCGACTGCTCACTGTTTGGCAAAATGGAGCCTTTACTGGTGATTACCCGAATTTCTATGATACTATAATTGCTGGTATGCCGGCCGACCAGAGTCCAAATTATATGACGCTGGGCAGCAACTTATCTCCCTTTGAGGCACAAAAACCCTTTACTGTATTGGCGGTCGTCAGCAGCAACAATAATTCAGGTGGAGGATCATCTGCCTTACCTTGTATGGTAGGGCCAGCCTCCTGGTGTTCCAGTAATTTGCCGCCCTGTTTTAATATCGACAAGGCAGGAAATCCGCAGTATTATGTAGAGTTTGCAACGGATAACAAACTCTTCAATGCCGCCAACGAATCAGAACGGACGGCTGAGAATTTTTATGCCAGTTATAGCGATGCCCAAAACAATTATGAACTTGAAGCCGACAATACATACACCATGAAGTCCTACACCTGGGATGCCATGAAAAATGCTGATCAAATTTTTTATCGTATTGGCTCTACAATTGATTACAACTGGAACGGTTGGAAGGTCTCTTTTTCTGACGAAGATTATTCTTCTGCTCCCAGCTTCCAGGTTATTGCCGAGGATAGAAATAGCACAAATGGTCCCGGCGTTTCTGGCGAATATACCGGTGAAAGCAGCTCAGAAGAAGCAACAGAAACAGTAGGTAATAAAATTGAACAATCCGTTGGTAAAAATGGGACAAACCAGCGAGCCGATGTAAAAGTGATTCAGAAATTGCTGAAGCAGGTAGATGAAAACGAAGGCGGTACTTCCACTCTTTTGATCGATGGTATTTGTGGGCCTAAAACAATTGCAGCCATCAAGAAATTCCAAACAACGAATGAGTTAAACCCTTCGGGATTGTTCCGACCTGGAACAGGATCGGTAATCCTGCTGTACATTAAATCAGGAGTAGCCGATTATAGTGTGGAAATGGTCTAA
- a CDS encoding IS1380 family transposase, with translation MEEIAVSKPYLNLDLKIDFTDKEITPWSGIILMKKMLDRMDFEAALDQLPLPAPGSNRGYSPHQLIQQFMTSIWCGANKFEHCEVTRHDAVMKQCWGFKQMAGSKAIQRFFNKHTLATNQQIFTPLYQWFFGNLQYDNYTLDVDSTILTRYGGQQGSKKGYNPLKPGRNSHHPLIAFIEETKMVANFWLRSGDSYTSNNFQGFLADTIEKLNGKKIGLFRADSGFYGKEVFEYLEQSPQVGNYIIAARQYKPIQQKLAAQHLWVKVTAGIEVAESTYQSPLWDQPRRLVMVRQQISERPCATGKTLKLFEDEGIYKNYRYSCFVTDLTLPALQVWNLYRQRANCENQIKELKYDFGADSFNLKNFDATEAALNWVMMAYNFISLFRQVVLNTQVEQRLKHYATRCLPLAGIW, from the coding sequence TTGGAGGAAATTGCAGTAAGTAAACCTTATTTGAACTTGGACCTGAAAATTGACTTTACAGACAAAGAAATAACTCCTTGGTCGGGTATTATTTTGATGAAAAAAATGTTGGACAGGATGGATTTTGAAGCTGCATTGGATCAGTTGCCATTGCCTGCCCCAGGGTCAAACCGGGGGTATTCTCCGCATCAACTCATCCAACAGTTTATGACCAGTATATGGTGTGGGGCCAACAAGTTTGAACATTGCGAGGTAACGCGCCATGATGCGGTCATGAAACAATGCTGGGGTTTCAAACAAATGGCAGGCAGTAAAGCCATCCAGCGCTTTTTTAATAAACATACCCTGGCCACCAACCAGCAGATCTTCACCCCTTTATACCAATGGTTTTTTGGCAATCTGCAGTATGATAATTACACGCTGGATGTCGACTCCACCATCCTTACCCGATACGGCGGGCAACAGGGTAGTAAAAAAGGATACAACCCCCTTAAGCCAGGCCGCAACAGTCATCATCCTTTAATCGCCTTTATAGAGGAAACAAAAATGGTCGCCAACTTTTGGCTGCGAAGCGGCGACAGCTATACGAGCAATAATTTTCAGGGCTTTTTAGCCGATACGATAGAAAAACTAAACGGTAAAAAAATAGGCTTATTCAGGGCCGACAGTGGATTTTACGGTAAAGAAGTATTTGAGTATCTGGAGCAAAGTCCACAAGTGGGCAACTACATCATTGCCGCCCGGCAGTACAAACCGATCCAACAAAAACTCGCCGCACAACACCTGTGGGTAAAAGTTACTGCTGGTATCGAAGTGGCCGAAAGCACTTATCAAAGTCCCCTGTGGGATCAACCCAGAAGGCTGGTCATGGTCCGCCAGCAAATCAGTGAACGCCCCTGTGCAACGGGCAAAACGCTGAAACTATTTGAAGACGAGGGCATTTATAAAAATTACCGCTACAGTTGTTTTGTCACCGATTTAACCCTGCCGGCACTTCAGGTGTGGAATCTGTACCGGCAAAGGGCCAATTGCGAAAACCAGATCAAAGAACTGAAATACGATTTTGGGGCAGACAGCTTCAATCTTAAAAACTTTGATGCCACCGAAGCGGCCCTGAACTGGGTGATGATGGCCTATAACTTCATCAGCCTTTTCAGGCAGGTCGTGCTTAATACCCAAGTAGAACAACGCCTGAAACATTACGCTACAAGGTGTTTGCCATTGGCGGGTATATGGTAA
- a CDS encoding DUF932 domain-containing protein, whose protein sequence is MAHNINFNESTNQHSFFSVGQKAWHGLGTIVLDYLTSSEALQFAGLDYKVIKSPLFTRPKSNNESDIYVPEYYATLRTDNNAVLGVVGKDYQIVQNTDAFSFFDSIVDGDGIMYETAGALGKGERIFITAKLPDYIKVGKDDLIEKYLFLTTSHDGSGSITAAFTPIRICCQNTLNAALKNISNSVKIRHTSGAKERLELAHKVLGISNKLSIELETIFNHWSTIHISDKEMKELIKLALVPNNEVLANLQKGNSEELSTCFKNRCDHAFEYAMSSPAQLTTTTKGTVFGAYNAVTGYFQNVRTYANQEAKVKSLLLGGTGQLRAKAAFKLCNDFAKHGRVVLSLN, encoded by the coding sequence ATGGCTCACAACATCAATTTCAATGAAAGCACAAATCAACACAGTTTCTTTTCCGTTGGGCAAAAAGCATGGCATGGACTGGGTACAATTGTTTTGGACTATCTGACAAGCAGCGAGGCATTACAGTTCGCCGGCTTGGATTATAAGGTGATAAAAAGTCCTTTGTTTACCAGACCTAAATCCAATAACGAGTCAGACATCTATGTGCCGGAGTATTACGCTACTTTGCGAACAGATAATAATGCTGTTTTAGGCGTAGTAGGCAAGGATTACCAGATTGTACAAAACACCGATGCTTTTTCATTCTTTGACAGCATAGTGGACGGCGATGGTATCATGTATGAAACTGCCGGTGCCTTGGGTAAAGGAGAACGTATTTTCATTACGGCAAAATTGCCAGACTATATCAAAGTTGGCAAGGATGATTTAATAGAAAAATACCTTTTCCTTACGACTTCGCATGATGGTAGCGGCAGCATTACCGCTGCCTTTACTCCAATTCGTATTTGCTGTCAAAATACACTTAATGCGGCCCTTAAAAACATCAGCAATTCTGTTAAAATCCGTCATACATCAGGTGCTAAAGAACGGTTGGAACTGGCTCATAAAGTCTTGGGTATTTCCAATAAACTGAGTATTGAACTGGAAACTATTTTCAATCATTGGTCAACAATACATATTTCCGACAAAGAGATGAAAGAGCTTATCAAACTGGCCTTGGTCCCCAATAATGAAGTATTGGCCAATTTGCAAAAAGGGAACAGCGAGGAATTATCAACCTGTTTTAAAAATAGGTGTGACCATGCTTTTGAGTACGCCATGAGCAGTCCAGCTCAATTAACGACCACGACGAAGGGAACAGTATTTGGCGCCTACAATGCTGTTACGGGTTACTTCCAAAATGTGCGCACCTATGCTAACCAGGAAGCTAAAGTTAAGTCATTGTTGCTTGGCGGAACTGGGCAGCTGCGAGCGAAGGCGGCCTTTAAACTTTGTAATGATTTTGCAAAACATGGAAGGGTGGTATTGTCTTTAAATTGA
- a CDS encoding metallophosphoesterase: MLLKLQYASDLHLEFPANKEFLKQHPLQPVADVLVLAGDIVPFAEMNKHRDFFSYVADHFETTYWLPGNHEYYYFDIAEKSGVLNEKIRSNVCLVNNTTVVNGKAKFIFSTLWSKISPGHQWQIERSLNDFHLIKHKGFRFSAEQYNQLHEESLTFIQNEFKTVNDEKVAVFTHHCPTFLNYPVQYKGDVLNEAFAVELHDLIEPSGTACWVYGHHHNNTSEFSIGNTQIITNQLGYVQQNEHRLFETNKYLEI; encoded by the coding sequence ATGCTCCTCAAACTCCAATACGCATCCGACCTCCATCTTGAATTTCCTGCCAACAAGGAATTCCTGAAGCAGCATCCTTTGCAACCAGTGGCTGACGTATTAGTATTGGCAGGTGATATTGTGCCTTTTGCCGAAATGAATAAACACCGAGATTTTTTTAGTTATGTGGCTGATCATTTTGAAACCACCTACTGGCTGCCTGGCAATCATGAGTATTACTACTTTGATATAGCCGAAAAAAGTGGTGTGTTGAATGAGAAAATCCGCAGCAATGTGTGTTTGGTGAATAATACTACAGTGGTAAATGGAAAAGCAAAGTTTATATTCTCCACCCTGTGGAGCAAAATCAGTCCCGGCCATCAATGGCAGATTGAAAGAAGTCTGAACGATTTTCACCTGATCAAACACAAGGGCTTTCGCTTTTCAGCCGAACAATACAATCAATTACATGAGGAGAGTTTAACCTTTATTCAAAACGAGTTCAAAACGGTGAACGATGAAAAGGTGGCTGTTTTCACCCATCATTGCCCTACCTTTCTAAATTACCCCGTACAATATAAAGGCGATGTCCTGAACGAAGCTTTTGCAGTGGAACTGCATGACCTAATTGAACCATCTGGCACTGCGTGTTGGGTGTACGGGCATCACCACAACAATACCTCTGAATTCAGCATTGGAAATACGCAGATTATTACCAACCAGTTGGGTTACGTACAACAGAACGAACATCGGCTATTTGAAACCAATAAATACTTAGAAATATGA
- a CDS encoding Dabb family protein: protein MLSHHVLFWLKADTTAEQKASFRKGLESVKAIETVKSIHIGTPAPIERAVVDTTYTFSLLLSFDDLAGHDVYQVHPVHKAFLDEFRGLFDKVVIYDAQ from the coding sequence ATGTTAAGTCACCACGTATTATTTTGGCTCAAGGCTGATACAACAGCTGAACAAAAAGCCTCTTTTAGAAAAGGATTGGAATCGGTGAAAGCCATTGAAACTGTAAAATCAATCCATATTGGTACCCCTGCTCCTATTGAAAGAGCGGTGGTAGATACAACTTATACTTTTTCTTTATTGCTTTCTTTTGATGATTTGGCTGGGCATGATGTGTACCAGGTCCACCCGGTGCACAAAGCGTTTTTAGACGAGTTTAGAGGTTTATTCGATAAAGTTGTGATTTACGACGCACAATAA